One Ahaetulla prasina isolate Xishuangbanna chromosome 10, ASM2864084v1, whole genome shotgun sequence genomic region harbors:
- the UPK1A gene encoding uroplakin-1a, producing MAEKRSPFVVGLLVMGNVIIMLSGLALCAESIWVTADPYKVYPILGVTGKDDVYAGAWISIFTGFCFFCVCIFGIISLVNGNRLMVLLYLVLILVVYLFECASCISSYTHRDFVVSNSRLVTKQMLGFYGSDTDQGRELTRMWDRFMMEQQCCGANNPLDWVNYTSVFRSRYPEAVAPWPFYCCKRNPNFIIVNEEGCRLGHTDYIYTQGCFEHIKHAVQSYAWGVSWFGFAILMFTCPVVLLAIYHYTTI from the exons ATGGCAGAAAAAAGATCTCCCTTTGTTGTGGGGCTATTAGTGATGGGCAACGTTATTATTATG CTTTCAGGGCTGGCACTTTGTGCTGAGTCTATTTGGGTAACAGCTGATCCCTATAAAGTCTACCCCATCCTGGGGGTCACCGGCAAAGACGATGTCTATGCGGGCGCCTGgatctccattttcactgggTTTTGCTTCTTCTGCGTTTGCATCTTTGGCATCATCAGCCTTGTGAACGGCAACCGCCTCATGGTGTTGTTG TACCTGGTACTGATCCTGGTTGTCTACTTGTTTGAATGTGCCTCTTGCATCAGCTCCTACACACATCGTGATTTC GTAGTATCAAATTCCAGACTGGTAACTAAACAGATGCTGGGCTTCTATGGATCCGACACAGACCAAGGCCGGGAGCTCACCCGGATGTGGGACCGTTTCATGATGGAG CAACAGTGCTGTGGTGCCAATAACCCCTTGGACTGGGTAAACTATACCTCCGTCTTTCGAAGTCGATACCCTGAAGCTGTGGCACCTTGGCCATTCTACTGCTGCAAACGTAATCCAAACTTTATCATCGTCAATGAGGAAGGCTGCAGATTGGGGCACACTGATTACATCTACACTCAG GGTTGCTTTGAACACATTAAGCACGCGGTACAGAGCTATGCCTGGGGCGTCTCCTGGTTTGGTTTTGCCATTCTTATGTTCACA tgtccTGTCGTTCTTCTGGCTATATACCATTATACTACAATTTGA